DNA sequence from the Solea solea chromosome 12, fSolSol10.1, whole genome shotgun sequence genome:
GCTCCGATCGACATGGCTTTGCAGTCAAAGTAGTTTGCCGATGGGCAGGTCTGGAAGATGTGAGGTCCCATATCCTGGGTGACACACAACAAATTATGAAGAGCTTATATGTTAATGTTGGTCAATTTTCACATTAAATTTGTACGACCTTTTAAACATATGCAAGAAGAACTTATATACTAAGATAGAGAGATAATACTAAAACAGTCTTGAGTGGGCAAACTTACATCAAATCCAGCAACAAGGAGTCCCACACCATAGGGCCTCCTTCCATACCTCTGTGTTGGAATTTGAGTTTCTGTGATATTGGTCAAGGATCACTGATGCCATTAATATGTTGAAACAGTTTGTTCAGTTTccatcattcacacactgacgCACCCAAATACAACCACTCATGTCCACACAGAGGGGAGATAGTGCCAAGTATTTTTCTGACACTGGGAAGATGATCTCTTACATTTCCGATACTTTTAAATGGTTTCACCTTTACAAATGTTTcttcaggaaatgtcttttttttttttttttaagttgagaGGATACTGCTGCCAACAAGAGTGACAAGACGTGATGTGGGGAGAGGTCTGTCAAAGACAAATCTGGAGTCCAGGCACTCTTGACGCATGAAGTTACTGTGGGAGAGACCATGTTGGCATTATGTATAACTTAATACATTAACATATATCTTTGTCAAAAAGCTCCATCTagaccataaaaaatgttggtttACCAGAGGAGTCTGGCATCAGCAGTCAGTCCAGCAATGGAGATACCAATGTGGTTGTCAACATGGAGGATCTTTTTCTGGTGAGCAGCCAGTTCAGACTGGGCTCtctgcagacacaaaaaaacatgtgcttGTCATTTTATTAACCAGTGCACTGTTTTCCTGGGTCTTCACTGTGCTATAATCAAAAAATGTACACAGATATCATACATTCTGTCCATTGCTTGATGATGCCAGCCAGGGTGGCACATGGATTCACTATTAATAATGAAAGTTAAGACTACAATCGCACTTGACAAGACTTCTAATCCAGGTCATGAGAACAAAACTGAACTTTACAACCTCCAAGAAAGGGAGTTATTATTTCATGAGTGTCAATTGTCAATTGAGCATATACTCTTATACGCATATACTATTTTTAGCTAACTAGAATATTTACAAAAGATAAACACAAATAGAGATGTCTTGTTAAATCACGTTTTAGTGACAGTGCTGTCAAAGCATTCCCAACTACTAATCGCCAATGCAACTTTAGAACAGGCACAGACAAAACACTGAATGGTTTTTACCTTTAGTGCAACCAGGACTGCATGGGTTTTGGATTTGAGTCCAACGGTTGCAGAGCCTTGCTTCACCGCCTCCATGGCATACTCGATCTGATGAATACGGCCCTgtgcacaaataaacacaaacactgttattAATACAACGTGCTGAGACAATAACACAAGGATTCTTTTTTACTCAACTACTAAATTTCtgaacaactattttgatagatGACAGTCAGATTAAGCATTTATGTTACAGATGATTATCTATAATAGACAGTTAAAGGCGAACTTACCTGTGGGCTCCATACTGTCACGTCGTTGTCGTACTGATTGCGAAactacaaataaacaacaaaattgTAGATTTTTAAAacgacatgaaaacaaacaccataGTTTACGGAATGAAATGCACAGCACACGAGAACAGGTCTGACATAATTATCCTGCATTGTCAGTGGCCTTCTCACAGTAGTTCTAGACTGGAACTACAGAAGGCTCCGCACCTGTTTGAGGCTCGGACTTTTCTAGACACTGGTTTTAATTTACAACCATGACTAAATAATTGATAACCACTACCAAGAGTACAGCCACTCACAAAAGAGAGCCTAAAACTGGTTGGAATTACGCACAACCTCTTTCATTACTAGCTCTCATTAGCTGGATAGCATAATTAaagtttgactttatttatgCTTTTTGTCATTTAAGCAGACCGTTGTGAGCTGCAATACCATTAAAATGTTCCCCGAGACTACACAATCAGTCTAAACTAATATATATTTAGTCTGAGACAAAACGAAAGTAAAAAGAATCACCTCCATTACTGGATGGAGAGAAGCTAACTGAAACTCGGCTGATTTCTGCTAGCTCTTAGCCTGCTAACAAATTAGCAACAAGACTGCGAGGCTCTACAATTTAGTGCCAAATTAACGACCGTGAGTGATTATgaacatgatttaaaatgtatctttCACAAAAGTTCCGCTGTGAACCGCGTCTTTGCAGTGAGAACAGTTATTTCCGTTAGCAGCACaactgctaatgttagcatttcTTACATGTTTTGCTTACTCACAGCGCAGTAGTTAGCTAGCTGTCCCTTCCTTTGTGACCATAAAGGACCCCCCGTCTTTTAAAATTATCGATATGAGCTTGCCGTGAGTTTAATTTGCTGTGCGGAAATATTTAATGATGTCAAATTAGGCGAAAGATAGTAAATTTCATTCAATCTTACCATCTTTGCTTATAAATGTGTCGCCTCCTTCTGCCCGGCGCTGCAATCctagtttgatttattttcctgaATCCAGCTCCAGGGAAAATAGTTGAGCCTCGATTCGAAATGAGCGATCGATTGAGTAAAGTTAAGCCCGTGATTCTCAGGCTGACGTTTTATGTAATCGTGAGATTTTAATAATCTATCTTCTACATTTTAAAAGCTACATGTGgtatttattactattatttttaaatgtgtttttgtcttattttgctGAATGTCATACGTTTTCCTTTCCCCTCTGCTGCACAGGCGCAGTGTTTTCACACGAACACTAGGCGGC
Encoded proteins:
- the psma1 gene encoding proteasome subunit alpha type-1 → MFRNQYDNDVTVWSPQGRIHQIEYAMEAVKQGSATVGLKSKTHAVLVALKRAQSELAAHQKKILHVDNHIGISIAGLTADARLLCNFMRQECLDSRFVFDRPLPTSRLVTLVGSKTQIPTQRYGRRPYGVGLLVAGFDDMGPHIFQTCPSANYFDCKAMSIGARSQSARTYLERCMDKFSDCNLNELVEHGLRALRETLPAEQDLTTKNVSIGIVGKDMEFIIYDDDNVASFLEGLEERPQRKVAQPADEPAAEVPDEPMEH